The genomic interval TATGCAGCAATTGTATCGCATAAAGAGTTCAATTACATTGCATCTCATTTTAGTTTTTATTCTGAGGGTGTGGTGTGTGAATTATATAAAATCTGCTTCGACGGAAGATCAAACTCAGTTAACTCTTATTTATGATTTCCAGAGCCTCTTCAGCATGCGCTGATTCCTGAAGCGGATAATGTAGCGGACAGCGAGGATTCGGAAGACGAGTGGAACTACTATCGCGTTGATCCAAACAAAGAAAAAGAGTCGACAACGCCCGTGAACGAACCGCAACAAGCTAAACAAGAGGAGAAAATCGAAAGTTCCGAAGTTCCTATCGAAGACAACGACTTGAAAATCCATTCTGAGGACCTGAGCGAAGAGATTAAATGGAAGGAAGAGTCGTCTGAGCTTATTAACACGGAGGTACGCGtcgattaatatttttcttttatacttCCTACCTCCAGAAATTTGCTCGTTACAAAAATTCTAATGACTACTCCTGTTGCAGATCCGAGGCaataagaaaattgtaaatgCACGCTTGAATACCAGTGAAGACGTTTAGCGCACTATAAATACCAAGATAATCGTAGCCATTTATGGTAGAAATCATGCACATGTGTATTTTAAAAAAGGAGCTCGTCAAACATTCACTTTGAGGCAAGAGTATAACTCTATTGGGAAGAGATATTTGAAAGTGAAAGAATCACAACAAAAAATATCTAGCATTCCATTTTATTAGAACGTTGCAAATTCTTAAGCTGGCATAAAATGACGTATGTCTTTTTTTGACTATGGCAATTTGACTTTGTATGTGTTTGTACAATTCAGAACCATTTTAATCTGTAAAGGAATTTGCACATACACTAGAAAGTctttaaaagaaattacttATTAGTGTTAATATACAGTGATGTACTACATTTACCTTTACCAACATAGTATTTGAAGCACAGTTACATTTCTAagctgttattattaatttgatCATTATAAATCAAAATGAATTCTATTCTTAATAAGCAAGTATTAAACCTGAATTACTATTTAGCTGCactatagatttaaaaatttatttaatcgacACCAGTTGTTTTGTCTTCCTTGTCTGTTAAAAGATAATACAAAATAGTCTTCTTCATGTATACCAGACCATGTTTCTTATTGTAGAAGAAGAAGTACAACTAAAAAGACTACAAAGAGCACCATAGAATAATGTTCAATTACATCAAAATACATTTTAAAGCACATATCTATGTCTTCATTGGTATTCTATGTCGACAACTACTAATATCAGTAGAAAAGCATTAGCAAACATTGGTATTCACCATCCAAAGTAATCGATTTTTGTTCATAGATTAGCgcagaagaaaagaaagaggaaCAGCAGGAGGAATCTATCGCGGACGAGAAGGACAAGTTAAAAGACATGGATTTTCAACTAAACCCGGATGCGGCAGAGTTCGTTCCCGTCTCCCCTCAATTTGCGGGAGCTCGAATCAACCTCATGGAAGATTACCCTATCTCCGGTTCGCCTTTGAAACAGGTTCCGCAAATGGATGACATCCAGGTGCCCAGCCAGAGCGAATTCGACGAGGAAATATGCCAGCGGCCGCGAGAGGTCGAGCCGGAAGAAAAAGAATATCAGAACGGCGTTCACCTGCAATGCAACGATAACACGGATTTTATCACCGAAAGACAGAAGATCATCGGCTTTTCCGGGAACATGGACGACTCCGAGGTCTCGTCGACAAAGGCGGAGTTCGGCGACGTATCGTCTGCCAGCTTTTTAACCACCAGCGAGTTTCACAGAACCGGTATTTCGACGGTCGACGAATCGTTTTCTAGTTTCGAGCGCGACTACGATATCGCTAAGGACCCCATGGCCATGTCCTTCACGCCCAGCGATTTTGAAGCAGCGTTCGACAAGGGTGCTGACTTCGACGGCGATTACAAAAAGGGTGTCGACTTGAATGCTGTGCACAATCTCAGCAACACCGACCTGGACGACAAGAACGGCAGCATGGAGGAGCAAGGTCTGACGGCGCAATCCCCGGAGTTGCATCCGGAGCTAACAAACTTAGCATCGCCGGAAACTGAACAACCATCGCACACACAAGCCTTCCCCGAAGAGCCCGCAGAGCTCGTGAACCTCTCTTCTCAGCAGGAGGACAGCGTTTTCACCGAGCACGCGGACAAACCGAAATCTCCCTTCGACTTACTGAACATGCAATCGGAGTCTTCCCAGCCGGAGCAGCAAGAGGCCGTGAGATCCGAGCATTCTCCTCTCACGGAGAATTATTCTGCAGAGTCGGAGAAAGAGCCAGTCTCCGTCGAGAACGAGCAACCGCTGTCGCCATCCACCGTCGACAACGAACAACTGCTGTCGCCATCCACCGTCGACAACGAACAACTGCTGTCGCCATCCACCGTCGACAACGAACAACCGCTGTCGCCATCCATCGTCGACAACGAACAACCGCTATCGCCGTCTACCATCGATATTGAACAACCGCTGTCACCATCCACAGTCAACATTGAACAACCGCTGTCGCCGTCCACCGTCGACAATGAACAACCGCTGTCGCCGTCTACCATCGACATTGAACAACCGCTGTCGCCGTCCACCGTCGACATTGAACAACCGCTATCGCCGTCCACTGTCGATATCGACGAGACCAAGCCCACAGATGAGGCCAGCAAGGACGCGTTGCTCTCAGAAAACGAATTGCAGAAAGAAACCGACGCCAAGGAAGCGGACACGCCTTCCTCGCTGTCGCCAGAACCTATCGCGATGGAGAGCGACCTCGTTGCTCCTGTCGAGAGCGATACAATCCCTTCTGCACCGCCTGTGGCTACGGAGGAATTCAATGCGGTGGTGTTCACACCTCCACTATACGAACGCCAACCATCTTCGATCGAATCCGGCAGCATTGGTCAACCCGAGGCGGTAGAATCAGAAATCCTTTGTCAATCCCCTGTCCCAGAATCGCACGAGGTTTGCGAATCACTGGTCGCAACGTCTGATGACATCCGTTCAGCCTCTTCCACAGAAGCGTTAGACGTTTGTCCATCTGCTCCAACGTCTCAACAAATAATCGATTCCTTCGAACCATCGGCAACAACAGCACAGTACGAGGTCTCCGAACTTTCGCCAGCGGAAGCGAACGACGCTCGCGAATCTCCATTGCCGACGACCGATGATATCTGTCAATCCCCAGTCGAAAAGGCAGGTGATGTCCTTTCAGCCTCTTCCACTGAAGCGCTCGACGTTTCTCCAGGTACTCAACAAGTAGTCGATCCTTTCGAAACGTCGTCACTACCAACGTATGAGCTTCGTACATCTTCGCCAATGGTGCAGCGTGATGTTTGCCGCGAATTGTCTTCGATGATGAACAACGACGTTTGCGAGTCGTCGTCGGTGAAGGAAAATGACTTTAGCGAACCACCGAATGTTGAGGAATGCGAACCGATTGTTCAGATTCTGGGTGTACAATCCGCCGAAGAGAAGCGCGCCGAATCCCCGCAACCGACTCAGGAGAATTTGTTGGACTTTGCCGAAGAGCAAGAGGTCTGTATGAAGAAAGAAGTAGAGGATCAATCGACACTGGACCTATCATCACAGAATGTCGAAGAAAAGATTGCATCACCTGTCGACGACATGATCTGCCACATGAAGCCTGCCTTCGAGCAGGAAACCGAAATAGTTCCCGAGCCAAAGGAGACCCTTCTGGAGCTCGAGGTTGTCGAAACAAAGCCGCAGGAAGTAGAAGAGCCGGTGAAAGAACCCGCACTGAGTCTGTCAGAGTCTATGCAAGAATTTACAGGTTTGGAATGCCAGTTACAACCGAAAACTGATGATGTTCCGGTGAGCAGTCCAATTCCAGAGATCCAGGAGGAAGTTTTGAAGAAAGAGGAGGCACCGGAAGTCAAGGAGGCCGTAGAACCCGAGAAACCTGTGGAACCCGCTGTCGAAGTGGTCTGCAAGCTACAGCAAGTGGAGCAGGTCGAAGCAGTTCTTTCGGAGGTGAAAGAATCCGAACCCGAGAAGTTGCCAGAAGTTCCCGAGACAAAAACCTCAGAGATGGCCGTGGCGACGGCTGCAGCGGCCGCAGTCGCAGCAAGCGCAGCGGGCGCAGTCGCTGCGACCCAGAGCAAAGCGAAGGTGAAGGCTTCGCCTAAACTGTCATCGAAAACCGCAGTGCCGAAGACCGCGCAGAAATCGAATCCGACATCGCCCTCGAAATCGGTGACTTCCACGACGCGAGCATCGGTCGGAGCAGCTAAGAAACCGGCGACGGCGGCAACCGCTCGTCCGAAGGATTTGGACGCGCCGAAGAAGACAGCTTCCTCGATCGCAACGAGCAACAAAGTGGCGGCCGCGAAGCCTGCCTCGAAAACAACCACCACGACTGCCACAACGAAATCCGCTACCAAGTTGAGCGCGAACGCCACCGCGAAACCAAAACCCGCCACGACTGCTTCAAAACCGGCTCCGATCGAGAAAAAACAACCGACGGCGAACGGCGACGTCAAGCCCCTGAGCAAACCGGCCGCGGCGGCTAAGACTTCCACCACCACGAAGGCTGCGCCAACGGCCAGATCCGCGACAGCGAAAACCACGACTACGAAAACGTCAACCTTAACGACGACAACGAAGACGAGACCCGTGTCGGCCACCACCGCCGCCAAACCCAGCCCGACCGCGAAGTCCAGCGCTGCTACCACCACAACGACTACGTCCATCTCGAGACCGAAGAGCGTCCCGACCACTGGAATCGCAGCGAAGCCTCGTCTGCCGTCAGGCAAGCCTCCGATTATCGACAAACAGGTCAAAGAGACGGCCAACAAACAGATTTCTATGGCGCGGACCACCGCCAAGACAACCCGCTTATCCACGGCCAGCAGCACCACGACGACCGCCACGAAACGCGTGTCTTCGACGACAAAGACCACCACGGCAGCCTCGCCTATCAAGAAGGTCACCGCCGTGTCGAAAGTGTCCAGCCGGGTCACGGCCGTCGCCAAAACGACTACCGAGAAGGCCAAGGTCCTCCAGAACGGCGTATCCGAGAAGATAGAGATGAACGCTATCATCGACGACGTGCCCAAGAAGGACCTGTCACCGGTGGTCACGCCGAACGATAACCAACTGATCATGAGCTCCGACTGAATCCATGGCGGTGGACAGCCGGGCTCTCTCGATCCTTAGCTTTATGTTGATCGTATGTCACGCACCGAAGAATGTtgtcctttctttttttttttttacgaagaaAGGAGCTGGAACATCCGCTGAAGTAGTTGATTAGGGAACATATAACGAACCGGAAGGAGTTTTTACTAATGACTAGCGTAAAGTATAAAAGATAATATATTAATGTGTACATGTACCGATGAAGCGACGAGTGAGTTTATCTATATTGGCGAACAGGAGAGCGTGTGAATGAATGGttaaacagaaagagagagagagggagcgataGGGAGATATGGTGTGTATGCGTGGGCGAATGCGCgtgaaagagagtgagagagagagggcatatcctttaaacagaaaaaaaaaacaaacaaaatataTGCTATCGCTTCTGACTGCTTCAGTCGTGTTGGGAAAACAATGATGTCTCGCTGGAAGAGGAAGATAAATAGAAGGGaaaaacaagaaaagaaaaaaatcgtaatGCGGAAAAGGATATCggttattttgtaaataaatcgaATACGTTTCCAAGCGGTCTCTGAGATTGCCAGAGGAGAGTGTCACGTGGTGCTGCAACTGACCTGTAAAGAACCGAAACACACACACGACCGGtgaaggagaggagagaaagagagaaaaacacAGGCGAAACCAACCAGACCGACGAGATGTGAAATTCGAGATCCGATGGAAGCGTTACGCGTCACATACTTGACCGCACGAATCGGTTTCTTAAACGTATTCTTATTGTAAAACACGAAACTGGACGgtctttttatactttttaattttatatgtcCATTATACTTGATAAATGATTAATCGTCGTAATCTTTATGGAAAAGAACTTATATACACGTAACACACAGCATTCTGTATGTAGGAATGCGCGCTCACGCGCTACGCTAAACAGACACGTACACGTACAAACATGCTCACACACAACGCAGACACGCGTATTAGAACATACGTACATTACATACACACACTCACGTACACGCGAACAACAGGtactatatatttattttttttttgtttgttcctATTCCGAAGTTGAGTATACTACAAGAGAATATTATACACTTGTCATTCATTAATACCATTCTtatgtattctctatccatttATGTACAGCACTTTGATGAGTTAATGTgatacatattattattattaaataaattcgaacaaatacgaaacgaacgaacgaacagtTTGTACGTACACGCGAGATCCGCTGAATCGAAAGCTTATATTATTCACCGGCCGGATGACTATAGCGTCGGCGAAGGAGGAATTCTCAAGATCATTCTTAAGACCTTCTCGGATGATAATAAACGTAGATGAAATTGTCCCCtaatctccccccccccccccaggaccATTTTGTTGCCACTTTTAAGGATGTGACTGATTATACATTTTAAAACAAGTATACAATCTCTACTGCAACTAAATAATATGAATAAAGGAGTAAAAAAAGTGTTTTAACAATTTACAAT from Halictus rubicundus isolate RS-2024b chromosome 2, iyHalRubi1_principal, whole genome shotgun sequence carries:
- the LOC143365235 gene encoding uncharacterized protein LOC143365235 encodes the protein MAEDCIDADSIEAYNRFFMEFINKVDPNDQLPVTVSSYNVTDAEIVGEIINVTLQYLNQMQCPPNLQAHLLHQVIQEIKYMCKKQPEDCGYKAQEKTYTSLKLMQAITGKVYKICYHFLINTKLPILPPPPSTPLPHVVAGGNKNFRRKMEDRYVVLHDLHATFGIEDDSVANYYAVFDGHAGQDAAVYCASHLHQYLAESRHYPTDPERALHDAFITTDTQFIEKSKTQKVCGGTTAVCTLLLNKKLYVAWVGDSSAMLVKSNTVVQLVNPHRLNREDEVQRIQRVGGVVIQSVGILRVNGVLSVSRAIGDVRYKPFVTGEPEVKCYSLDGTEDFLVIATDGLTDYVKPAEIVTVLYHEMQRSPNGLERAHHILLQWAKHAGSRDNVTLVVVLLSTASEIAARSRKTRLYNRFYSARVHDILEKMNSKDKPLFLDIDDAHNAINSNNLKQTMLSQEPRDHGDEGILAASNGKHENGDADYDYTDLGPETDVDAIDEMPMLPVKKLSYEFYKDDDSNPDEDHRDKDSNVLDNVGINAPEINPKYQPDAENNLHEDQDEDEDEDEDDEDDDKVLDEFTAPQVVQKVTPELIHEDNFAILHDVVREQIEESVDDEEMPMKNDGDRADDGQDNVDEAGPPVDYDDSPPSPQPNKPLQHALIPEADNVADSEDSEDEWNYYRVDPNKEKESTTPVNEPQQAKQEEKIESSEVPIEDNDLKIHSEDLSEEIKWKEESSELINTEISAEEKKEEQQEESIADEKDKLKDMDFQLNPDAAEFVPVSPQFAGARINLMEDYPISGSPLKQVPQMDDIQVPSQSEFDEEICQRPREVEPEEKEYQNGVHLQCNDNTDFITERQKIIGFSGNMDDSEVSSTKAEFGDVSSASFLTTSEFHRTGISTVDESFSSFERDYDIAKDPMAMSFTPSDFEAAFDKGADFDGDYKKGVDLNAVHNLSNTDLDDKNGSMEEQGLTAQSPELHPELTNLASPETEQPSHTQAFPEEPAELVNLSSQQEDSVFTEHADKPKSPFDLLNMQSESSQPEQQEAVRSEHSPLTENYSAESEKEPVSVENEQPLSPSTVDNEQLLSPSTVDNEQLLSPSTVDNEQPLSPSIVDNEQPLSPSTIDIEQPLSPSTVNIEQPLSPSTVDNEQPLSPSTIDIEQPLSPSTVDIEQPLSPSTVDIDETKPTDEASKDALLSENELQKETDAKEADTPSSLSPEPIAMESDLVAPVESDTIPSAPPVATEEFNAVVFTPPLYERQPSSIESGSIGQPEAVESEILCQSPVPESHEVCESLVATSDDIRSASSTEALDVCPSAPTSQQIIDSFEPSATTAQYEVSELSPAEANDARESPLPTTDDICQSPVEKAGDVLSASSTEALDVSPGTQQVVDPFETSSLPTYELRTSSPMVQRDVCRELSSMMNNDVCESSSVKENDFSEPPNVEECEPIVQILGVQSAEEKRAESPQPTQENLLDFAEEQEVCMKKEVEDQSTLDLSSQNVEEKIASPVDDMICHMKPAFEQETEIVPEPKETLLELEVVETKPQEVEEPVKEPALSLSESMQEFTGLECQLQPKTDDVPVSSPIPEIQEEVLKKEEAPEVKEAVEPEKPVEPAVEVVCKLQQVEQVEAVLSEVKESEPEKLPEVPETKTSEMAVATAAAAAVAASAAGAVAATQSKAKVKASPKLSSKTAVPKTAQKSNPTSPSKSVTSTTRASVGAAKKPATAATARPKDLDAPKKTASSIATSNKVAAAKPASKTTTTTATTKSATKLSANATAKPKPATTASKPAPIEKKQPTANGDVKPLSKPAAAAKTSTTTKAAPTARSATAKTTTTKTSTLTTTTKTRPVSATTAAKPSPTAKSSAATTTTTTSISRPKSVPTTGIAAKPRLPSGKPPIIDKQVKETANKQISMARTTAKTTRLSTASSTTTTATKRVSSTTKTTTAASPIKKVTAVSKVSSRVTAVAKTTTEKAKVLQNGVSEKIEMNAIIDDVPKKDLSPVVTPNDNQLIMSSD